The Vitis vinifera cultivar Pinot Noir 40024 chromosome 18, ASM3070453v1 region TGAGTGGAGAAATCTTATCGTTGTTTTGCAAAGCGAGTTCCATGAGAATTCTTGATTTGTCTAATAACAACTTGAGTGGCATGCTTCCTCTTTGTTTGGGGAATTTTAGCAAATATCTATCTGTTTTGAATTTAGGAAGGAATCGATTTCATGGCATCATTCCTCAAACATTTTTAAAGGGCAATGCTATCAGGAATCTTGACTTCAATGGTAATCAATTGGAAGGCTTACTACCTCGATCTTTGATCATTTGCAGAAAACTTGAAGTTCTAGACCTTGGgaataataagataaatgatACATTTCCCCATTGGTTGGGAACTCTTCCAGAGTTGCAAGTTCTTGTTTTGCGCTCTAATAGTTTCCATGGTCATATAGGGTGTTCCAAAATCAAATCCCCATTCATGAGCCTAAGAATCATTGATCTTGCTTACAATGATTTCGAGGGTGACTTGCCTGAAATGTATCTGAGAAGTTTGAAAGCGACAATGAATGTAGACGAAGGCAACATGACAAGAAAATATATGGGGGACAGTTATTATCAAGATTCCGTAATGGTGACAATCAAGGGGTTGGAGATTGAATTTGTGAAAATCTTGAATACGTTCACAACAATTGATTTATCAAGCAATAAATTCCAAGGAGAGATTCCAAAGTCCATTGGAAATCTTAATTCGCTTCGAGGGCTCAATTTGTCTCATAACAGCCTTGCAGGACATATCCCATCatctttcaaaaatttgaagTTGCTTGAATCATTGGACCTCTCTTCAAACAAGCTCATTGGGAGCATTCCTCAAGAATTAACAAGTTTgacatttcttgaagttttgaatCTTTCTGAAAACCATCTTACAGGATTTATACCTCGAGGAAATCAGTTTGACACTTTTGGAAATGATTCATACAGTGAGAACTCAGGGTTGTGTGGATTTCCATTGTCAAAGAAATGCATAACTGATGAAGCATCGGAATCTTCAAAGGAAGCGGATGAAGAGTTTGATGGTGGATTTGATTGGAAAATCACATTGATGGGATATGGATGTGGATTGGTTATTGGGTTGTCTCTTGGGTGTCTCATTTTCTTAACTGGGAAACCTAAACGGTTTGTCTGGTTTATTGAAGAGAACATTCACAAAAAGATCAGAAGATCTACAAGGAGCACTTGTAGGCAAGGAGCAAGAAGAAATTAATTCGTTCCACTCCCATTTTATTATGTGTTGCATATAACAAATGGCTTTTACATTCTTATGTTAGCAAATAATTTATATTGTCATTATACAAGTGCAATCTTgtttataaagttaaaataatgtctttttccttattattattattattattgttttgtgATAATGCAATAGTCATTCGTATAGTATTTTTCCAATCAATATGGtaacttaaaactcaaaaagCAATTGTCATATCTTGGAAACCATACACTAACAAATAAGTATTAAAGAGTTAGGAGACATTTGGAtacatttccattttttatcaaatagGCGGTAACATCATATGTTCTACTTTAGTTGCCCTTGATCACTTTTTGGGATGACAGTCAGTCTTCTCACCATGGGTCTTCTCACCAATAGGGATCTAGATGAGTGAGACCTCAAGTTCAAACCAATAAATGATTCAATTCCTCCAATTGACATGGTTCCAACTGATCGATTTGTTGTTCCTACCTTCCAATCCCCAATCAATGTAAGGCAAAGTTAAGGAGTGCCTTTTTTCTCAAGCCAACACTCAAATGTGATAATCCATAGGAAAGAAAGGCTGATTTTTCTAGTATGCCTAATCGTTAacccttctctctctttctttaatTAAATCCTTTGGTTCCTTCTTTTAAAAAGAGTTGTCCTCCATCCTCTTGTAAACAACCATTTAGTCTTTTCATTACATcccaatttatttaaaaaccttAATTAGGAAAAGAACAAGAATCTTGTTTATATTTCAATATGTATAGAAGAGATTATTTTCAActagtatttgtttttattaaaaacatgcATGGGAGCCAATTTGTTCATGGCCCAAGTTTAGGCCACAACAAGATAGAATCAGTGCTGCAACCTAAGGGCCGAAGCTAGCTTTAACTTAAGATCCATGAGTCAGAGCCCAAGCCCAATTGGCATTTTCTTTGGAAATGTACAACATTAGCCCCATTATTATTAGTGATGTATgccaaatatttaaataaatttaatacttGTTATAGATATTTAGGGAAAGAAACGTAACTAAATTATATGATTTAACATTTTTCAATCAAgttgattttaataaataaggATGTACATCCACTCCATgcacaaaatcaataaataaaaaggagaaGAGGTCAACTATAaaaggtaataataataataataataaattggtGCATGATATTTGAAAAACCAGTTAATGAAAATGTTTATCATTATATTATGCAAAGAAAATTGCACCCATTTTAATTGGTAAATAACTCTATTTTTCTAAGCTAGCAAAATTTTCTATGGTATAGTggtgaaataaaaaatgttaaaatgcTTATTATTCTCCTTAGAAGGTGTAGCATAGGATGGCAATTTCAACCAATaactttcttgaattttttttttaaatattattttttatataacattACAAAGTAATATTAGTATttcttgaaaaggaaaattaataattaaaaaaattaaaattaaatatcaaaactTATAACCATTTTGTTTTATCATGAAGTCTCattcttcttttaatatatatgtaaatatttaaaatatttgtgaattactataattgaaaaattattgtatCTTATATTTCTTATATGAACATCATAGAAAATTGTCCTTCTAATCAATTAGATAATCAAGTTAATATAATTATAGTATTTTTATCCTTGACTCAATAGACATCTCAACCAACGTCTCCAAtcttaaaaacttttaaattgtGTTAGAAGATAGGTTATTAagcttttttcttctaaaatatattttttcttctaaaaataaaataaaattgtatatcattatatagaaatatttatatttaacaatttaaaatttgaaattgagtAGTCAAAActcataattataatattagcatttttttttctatattgaaGTTTGatcctttttcaaaaaaaaaaatctatttttttgaGTCAATTAgtcaatcaaattaatataattattgtatttttatgGTGAGTCAAAGACATCTCAATCAATATTAAAATCTTAAAGGAAATGCTATAAACCATATTAATTAACatctatattttctaaaaaaaattattaataaacaatgatattctcaatttttaaattttaaactaagcTTAGAAATTCAAGCACTCTTGGATGgtataaaatgaatataataggaacttcaaaattaaaaagcatATATTAGTGTAGACACCCATTTAGGAGGGTTCTCAAGGAGCCACGTGTCAATCCATGGTTGGCTGGTGGAGAATCAGATGATGCTTTTTGAGGAGCTAATAGAAGGTTGACACTTGTAAAGGGAGATTCTAGAGGAGGTTTTGCCGTTAGGAGGAGCGTATTCTAGCCAGCGGGGTAGTGGTGCTTTCAGGGGGTTTTGGagagatattttgaaaaaaataaaagagttagAGCTTGAGGAGCAAGCAAGCTGAGGGGTAGAGGACGGTTTTTCTCTgaggttgagagagagagagatggatttttatttttatttttgggaggAGATTCATCTTTCTGGGGGGAGCATTTTGCAGGTAAAGGTGAGGGACTACAGGAGATATTTTGAGAGAGATTGTTTTTTTAGCTTGAGGGAGAAACTACAGAGGGGAGGTCTTCAAGCTGAGAgtgagcgagagagagagagttgtgtGTTTGGAGAGTAGAGGATGATATGCTATTTCATTAGTTTCCTTGGTTTTGGAGGAGGATTTGGGGCGTTTGAAGCTGATCAGAACCTTACCGAAGAAGGGCACTCTTAGGTATGAATGCTACAAGCTTATTGTTTGATTTGGCAACTTATCATTCCTCTATATATTCTGTCGGTTTTTGAATGTTTATTGATTTGTttggggtggataatgaagtgggctttggtggggggccACATAAGAgaagttttaaaacaaaaataagtttgaGTGAAGTGCAGTGTGATATCTAATGACTTCTTACTCTGTTTAGTGGCATGTGTGATATACATTGTGttcattattgtgcactaaccccattttTTGACAGCGTGTTAGTGcttgctgctaaggtacgcaTACACACTCACTTCGATCATTCTCTTTGTATTGTTATGAATCTCGTGCGTGTAACACCATTTTTGTATCTCTTGATCTATTGGTTAATTCTCATAcctgcttcattttattagtaaagacCCGTTTTTAGGAACTTAGAGGGATATTATGGtatttaccgtaccttcccaataagtaacttgattcTCGAGtccatatttggtttttttttatagactaccttttccaaataaggagtcacacttagagttttctttcttattttgtttaccctttaaaaataaaacaaaaataagcgGTGAGTCcaagttttttctaaaaatcatttttttacaaataaataaaaaaaacgagtttcgcTATTGAGTGTGAATACATCGAGctgaaatgcagggtccacaattACATACCTACTATGTTTCATACATGatctaaaaaaatatgatatgattataattatttGACTTTTGATACAGAAAAATtcaaagtatatatatatatatttagttttttatattaaaattaaataaataattgaaaaaataaatgaaaaatgtggTTCTATAAATGAGCTTTCCTctctaaatttaaatatttaagaaCGGactaaataataatttgataaatagtTGTCTTCCTTCCAAAATTAGATTTTGCTTTCACTTTGTAGTGTTTCTAAAATTGAATTCTCAAGTGCTCAATAATTCTTCCCATAACTTGTTGAAAAATATGTTGGAAGTGCATCATGAGCTaataatgactttttttttaattatttttttttaaaagaaaccaTTATACACTAGTATATACAAAAACCATGACTGAAAAATGGATAAGGTATAGAATTTAGTAgatgaaaggaaaaatgaatgagataataatgataaatcaAAACAtataggttatgtttagttccgagaaatttaaggaaaaacatgagaaaaataaaataaaaagaaaatgtggaaggaaagaaaaagttacAACACTTACACATGTAAAATACAAGCAAATCATActggaaataataataataataataataataataataaagtctAAAAAGAATAAGGTAGGATACAAGATAATAACTTtcaaatttacatatatatatatatatatatatatatatatatttagttttaagaaaacaaaatcttttAGCTTTTCATTCTACTTGTATCatcactttttgtttttgttagtaaagAATCcagtgaattttttttgtcataggGGACGGAccatcaaaattgctttaatgtagaaaaaaaaaattagaaatattgttTTCTAACAAATGATGCCGATGGTTGACATCTTACATATTCAATTCTTAGAGAAGATGTATATAGTAAATACTTTCTCCTCGTTGCTATTGGTTGACACTTTCTCATAGTCCTTTTAGTTGTataattcataaaaacattattattctTCTTTAACCTTAAATAATATGTTAccttttgaattttcaatatCCTACCTAGTCTTGCCCATTGGAAACTCTTAACTTGCAAATTTAGCTATGGTTCAAGTCATAGAAGCCTAGCTTTGtatcattttctttctcatctgtttttttttcataaaaatgtgCTCTTAGTATTAGAGACTCTAAATTTAAATCGTCAATGATTATTTAAATAACAATTTGATAAATAGTTGTCGTCcttctaaatttatatttttttaaaaattgaattcttgAGTAGTTGATATATGAAATCAAATCAATGGACATTAATTATATTTAGCCAAGACATCACAGAaaggtaaatgaaattaacccccGTATAATTaggttaaaataataataatttcattgaaaaaaaaaaaggacaataCATACCAATACATGGAAAAAAAACTTGTAAAATCAATAAGATATAGAATTTGGTGGATGAAAAGCAAAGTGCAtaagataaaaat contains the following coding sequences:
- the LOC100256900 gene encoding receptor-like protein 9DC3 isoform X1, translating into MSLRIIDLAYNDFEGDLPEMYLRSLKATMNVDEGNMTRKYMGDSYYQDSVMVTIKGLEIEFVKILNTFTTIDLSSNKFQGEIPKSIGNLNSLRGLNLSHNSLAGHIPSSFKNLKLLESLDLSSNKLIGSIPQELTSLTFLEVLNLSENHLTGFIPRGNQFDTFGNDSYSENSGLCGFPLSKKCITDEASESSKEADEEFDGGFDWKITLMGYGCGLVIGLSLGCLIFLTGKPKRFVWFIEENIHKKIRRSTRSTCRQGARRN